ctttcattctaaatattaccattgttattattacaagctagaaaatacttaattgcacacagtacagggacagtaacaacaccaaaatgatgggaagacagaaaaaacagggaaaccagtttccccacagcaaaaaattagtacaggaaccagaggggaatgaagtaaacagatactcagatccagactccaacaaaatgaagataaactatgccaaagaacccaatgaagtcctcaagaataatttaaaagaagacatactacaggtactcaatgagaatttcatagagaagatactggatagggtcaaccaaaatgtacaggagacactcaagaaattccaagacaacaaaaatagagaatttgaaaaagcaaaagaagaaataaaggaaaccatagaagcactgtagaaacaccaaagtgaaacatagaacacgattaataaatagctaaatgaactcaggacaaaaatagacaacattaaagaggaaaccacacaggatatggaaaactcagaaaaagaatgaaacagaactgcaaaacaaaatggactgccaatccagcagaatagaacaaacagaagacagaatctcagaacttgaagaagaaatggtaattaaaggaaaaaccgaagaactattaattaaacaactcaagacctgtgaaaagaaaatgcaagaactcaccgactccattaaaagaccaaacttgagaatcatgggcatcaaagaaggagaagaggtgcaagcaaagggaatgcgtaatatattcaacaaaataataacagaaaacttcccaaatgtagagaaagatattcccataaagatgcaagaggcctccaggacaccaaacagaccagatcaaaatagaactaccccacgaaatatcatcattaaaacaacaagttcagaaactagggaaagaatattaaaggctgtaagagagaaaaaacaaataacatacaaaggcaaacccatcaaaatcatagcagacttctcaacagaaacattaaaagcaagaagagcgtggggtgagatcttcctggcactgaatgaaaataacttcaaccctaggatacgctacccagcaaaactatcattcaaaatagatggagcaataaaagtcttccatgacaagcagaaactaaaacaatatgtgaccacagagccaccactacaaaagattcttcaagggattctgcacacagaaagtgaaacccaatttaaccaggaaaagacaggtagcaccaaaccacaggaaaagaaaaaacaagaaagtagagagtaacctcagcttaggtacacacaatcaaaccttcaaacaactaaatgacaggaatcaccacatacctatcagtactaacacttaatgttaacggacttaattcacccatcaaaaggcaccgcttgaagaaatggattaaaaggaaagatccaacaatttgttgcctacaggagacccatctcactgacagaaataagcataggcttaggatgaaaacctggaagaggatttaccaagccaatgacccccaaaaacaggcaggagtagcaatacttatctctgacaaagtaaacttcaaacctacattgatcaaacgagataaagaaggacattccacattaataaaaggggaaatagaccaaaaggaaataataatcatcaacctgtatgcacccaatgtcaacgcacccaatttcatcaaacataccctgaaaaacctaaaagcatatataaacgccaacaatgtggttgtgggagactttaacaccccattatcatcaatagataggtaatcgaaacaaaaactcaataaagaaatccaagatctaaaatatacaataaatcaaatggacctacttgatgtttacagaacatttcatccaacttttacacaatatacattcttctcagcagcccatggaaccttctccaaaatagatcatttcctagggcacaaagcaagtctcagcaaatataagaaaatagaaattataccatgcatactatctgatcacaatgcagtaaaagtagaactcaacaacaaaagtaaagacaaaaaacatgcaaacagctggaaactaaataactcattacttaatgaacagtggatcatcgatgaaataaaagaggaaattaaaaagttcctgaaagtcaatgaaaatgaaaacacaacctaccagaacctatgggatacagcaaaggcagtcctgagaggaaagtttatagtcatgagtgcatatattaaaaagactgaaagattccaaatcaatgacctaatgatacatctcaaactcctagaaaaacaagaacaagcaaatcccaaaacaaatagaaggagagaaataataaaaataagagctgaaatcaacaaaatagaaaccaaaaaaaccatacaaagaattaatgaaacaaaaagtgggttctttgaaaaaataaacaagattgatagactcctggcaaacttgactaaaataaggagagaaaaaacccaaattagtagaattaggaatgcaaaaggggagataacaacaaactccgtggaactccaggaaatcatcagagactactttgagaacctatattcaaataaatttgaaaatcttaaagaaatggacagatttctagatacatatgatcatccaaaactgaaccaagaggacattaatcacctgaatagacctataacacaaaatgaaattgaagcagcaatcaagagtctccccaaaaagaaaagtccaggacctgatggattctctgctgaattctatcagacctttaaagaagaactgataccaaccctccttaaactgttccacgaaatagaaagggaaggaaaactgccaaacacattttatgaagccagtattacacttatcccaaaaccaggcaaagacacctccaaaaaggagaactataggccaatcttcttaatgaacattgatgcaaaaatcctcaacaaaataagggcaaaccgaattcaacaacacatcaaaaagattattcaccatgaccaagtaggcttaatcccaggaatgcaggggtggttcaacatacgaaaatcaataaacgtaataaaccacattaacagaagcaaagacaaaaaccacttgatcatctcaatagatgcagaaaaagcctttgataagatccaacaccatttcatgagaaaagctgtaagaaaactaggaatagaaggaaagtacctctacattataaaagctatatatgacaaacctacagccagcattatacttaatggagaaaaactgaaaccattccctctaaaatcaggaaccagacaaggatgcccactatctccactcctattcaacatagcactggaattcctagccagagcaattaggcaagaagaaggaataaaaggaatacatataggtaaagaaactgtcaaaatatccctatttgcagatgacatgatcctataccttaaagacccaagaaactctactcagaagcttctagacatcatcaatagctatagcaaggtagcaggatataaaatcaacatagaaaaatcattagcatttctatatactaataatgagcaaactgaaaaagaatgtatgaaaacaatcccatttaccatagcctcaaaaaaatcaaatacctatgtgtaaacctaacaaaagaagtgaatgacctctacaaggaaaactataaacttctgaagaaagaggttgaagcagactatagaatgtggagagatcgcccacgctcatggattggtagaatcaacatagtaaaaatgtccatactcccaaaagtaatctacatgtttaatgctattcccatcaaaattccaatgacattcattaaagagattgaaaaatctactattaaatttatatagaaacacaagaggccacgaatagccaaggcaatactcggtcaaaagaacaatgcagaaggtatcacagtaccctacttcaaactacattacaaagcaataatgataaaaacagcatggtattggcacaaaaacagacatgaagaccagtggaacagaatagaggacccagatatgaagccacacaactataaccaacttatctttgacaaatgagctaaaaatatacgatggagaattagcagcctcttcaacaaaaactgctgggaaaactggttagcagtctgcaaaaaactgaaactagatccatatatatcaccctgtaccaatattaactcaaaatggatcaaggatcttaatatcagaccacaaactctaaagttgatacaggaaagagtagaaaatactctggaattagtaggtataggtaagaagtttctcaacgaaaccccagcagcacagcaacttagagatagcatagataaatgggacctcataaaactaaaaagcttctgctcatcaaaagaaatggtctctaaactgaagagaacacccacagagtgggagaaaatatttgccagctatacatcagacaaaggactgataaccagaatatatagggaactgaaaaacctaaattctcccaaaattaatgaaccaataaagaaatgggcaagtgaactaaacagaactttctcaaaagaagaaattcaaatggccaaaaaacacatgaaaaaatgctcaccatctctagcaataaaggaaatgcaaattaaaaccacgctaagattccacctcacccctgttagaatagccatcattagcaacaccaccaccaacaggtgttggtgaggatgtggggaaaaaggaaccctcttacactgttggtgagaatgtaaactagtacaaccactctggaaaaaaatttggaggctacttaaaaagctaaacattgatctaccatttgatccagcaataccgctcttggggatatacccaaaagactgtgacacaggttattccagaggcacctgcacacccatgtttattgcggcactattcataatagccaagttatggaaacagccaagatgccccaccactgacgaatggattaagaaaatgtggtgtctatacacaatggaattttatgcagccatgaagaagaacgaaatgttatcattcgctggtaaatggatggaattggagaacatcattctgagtgaggttagcctggcccaaaagaccaaaaatcatatgttctccctcatatgtggacattaggtcaagggcaaacacaacaaggggattggactttgagcacatgataaaagctttagcaaacaagggaggggtaaggataggtaagacacctaaaaaattagctagcatttgttgcccttaacagagaaactaaagcaagtaccttaaaagcaactgaggccaataggaaaaggggaccaggaactagagaaaaggttagatcaaaaggaattaacctagaaggtaacacccacgcacaggaaatcaatgtgagtcaactccctgtataactgtctttatctcaaccagcaaaaacacttgttccttcctattattgtttatactctctcttcaacaaaattagagattagggcaaaatagtttctaccgggtgttgagggggtggggggaggaggtgggggcaaggtaggagaaatgacccaagccttgtatgcacatatgaataataaaacaataataataaaaaaacacaaatgtaGCAGGTCCCATTATTTTTTGTTGCctgatttattgtttttgtttgcttactttcctttactagagattgaacccagggcttgtgcaTATTAAGCAAGTTGTCTACAGTTTGAggacaccccagtccttttgctttcattttatttttgagataggatcttactcagcctggtctcaaactcatggtcctcaaTCCTCTGCCTTTCTagtatttgggattacaggtctgtgccaccatcccaggttttattgttctttctAAAGCTCCATTTTTATAGGACATAGTTCACATGTCACTCTGGCTGCTCTCTCCTGAGATTTACATTTTCTACAAAACTGTAGTTCTTGAGCAATGCCATAGCAAGCCTAGTGTGCTGCAGCACTGCAGCCTTGATGGTTGCAATAAACCAGTGGGTTCTCTgcctctcattctttctctggGAGCAAATGCAACAGCCCAGTCGTCTCCTTCAGTCTATGGAAGCCTCATCCTCCAGGCACACTAGTCAGTCACTGGAGACATGTCCAGCAAAGGAGTTGGACGCCGTGCCCTCCACCGCTTCCTTTACCAGCTCCTCATAGGAGTCTTCCTGCTTACCTTCACACACCCACTAACATGGTGCCAAGGAGAGTGCATATTATCAGTCTGGGTCTTCCCACAGGTGCACTGCTCCGCCAGGGGCGTGGAGGGAGGCAAAAGAGCTGTTCTGTTGTACTAGCTTATGTGAGGGAGGCAGTCAGGAAAAGGGAGGCCTGTTGCACCTGTTTTAGGGTTTCTTATGTTTAACTGATCATGATCTATCTTCAAAAGAATTATACCACTTTACATATGAGAAACTTGTGGCTCCTCCTTCCCTGAAGCAACCCGGCGGCCATGGAGGCTGAAGAAATGATGGAATGCCTTCAGGAGTTCCCTGAACATCATAAAATGATCCTGGACCGATTGAATGAACAGCGAGAACAAGACCGGTTTACCGACATCACCCTGATTGTCGATGGACACCATTTTAAGGCCCACAAGGCTGTTTTGGTGGCTTGCAGTAAATTCTTCTACAAATTCTTTCAGGAGTTTACTCAAGAGCTTTTGgtagaaatagaagaaacaaagaaaactcagCTCCACTAGAGGAAaataccacaggaaaaaatgaggcaaagaaaagaaagattgtgGAAACTTCAAATGCTATCACTGAGTCATTGCCACGTGCAGAATCAGAACCTGTTGAAATTGAGGTGGGGGTCACTGAAGGCACAATGGAAGTGGAAGATGAAGGCATGGAAACATTGGAGGAGGTAGCATCTGCGAAGCAGTCCATAAAGCACATACAGAGTACAGGTTCCTCTGACGATTCCGCTCTAGCACTGTTGGCGGACATTACCAGAAAATACCGTCAAGGTGATAGAAAAGGACAGATTAAAGAAGATGGCTGTGCATCTAACGCCATAAGCAAACAGGTAGAAGGTATTGAAATTGTGGAACTTCAGCTGTCACATGTGAAGGACTTgttccattgtgagaaatgtaaCCGTTCATTTGAATTGCTTTACCATTTTAAGGAACACATGAAATCACACTCCACAGAGAGTTTCAAGTGTGAAATATGCAATAAAAGGTATCTTCGTGCAAGCTCATGGAAACAGCACTTAAACTGTTACCACCTTGAAGAAGATGGAGTCAGTAAGAAGCAAAGAACtgggaaaaaaattcacatatgTCAGTACTGTGAGAAACAGTTTGACCACTTTGGACATTTTAAAGAGCATCTTCGAAAACATACAGGTGAAAAGCCTTTCGAATGTCCAAATTGTCATGAGTGATTTGCTAGAAATAGCACCCTCAAGTGTCACCTCACAGCATGCCAAACTGGAGTGGGtgcaaaaaagggaaggaagaagcttTACGAATGCCAGGTCTGTAACAGTGTGTTTAACAGCTGGGACCAGTTCAAAGATCATTTGGTAATACACACTGGAGATAAACCTAACCATTGTACTCTATGTGACTTGTGGTTTATGGAAGGAAATGAATTAAAGAGGCATCTCAGTGATGCTCACAATATTTCAGAACGTCTAGTAACTGAAGAAGTCCTTTCAGTAGAAACACATGTGCAAACTGAACCAGTGACATCAATGACTATTATAGAACAAGTTAGGAAGGTGCATATGTTACCACTGCTTCAGGTCCAGGTGGATTCAGCACAAGTGACTGTGGAACAAGTCCATCCAGATCTACTCCAGGACAGCCAAGTACATGATTCACATATAAGTGACCTTCCAGATCAGGTCCAAGTGAGTTACCTAGAAGTGGGTCGAATTCACTCTGAAGAAGGTAATGAAGTACATGGGGAGGAGCTACATGTTGAATGGGTAAATCAGATGCCAGTGGAAGTACAAACTGAGCTTCTAGAAACAGAGTTGGATCATGTGACTCCCGAAATCATGAGCCAAGAGGAAGGAGAGCCTACCCAAGAAGATGCTGCTGAGGCTCCCAGGGAGGATCACGAAGGTGCTGAGGGTTTAGAGATCAAACTGACAGAGGATTCGCAAGATGAAAAGGCAGAGAATGACAGAACAGCTATGCCAGTTTTAGAATGAAGTAAcaaatgagaatatttttaagtttacatGTTGGATTTTGAACTGATTATGAGCAGTGAAACTGTCCTTAAGCTAAAAGGTAAGTGGACCAAAGTTAAACTATTTCCTGTTGTGCTGAACTGTTTTTATGGAAACAAACTGATGCCCCGCCCCCCCCAGTAAATGCCACAGAGTGGGGATTCTTATAAATGAAGGGGAGCTTTGAGAAGTATATTTCTGGAAACTTAAATGGATTACATTCTTATTATATAGTTGGGTACGAATGTATCTATTTTCATTGTGGTAAGGatcccttttctcttctccaggtCATGTCCTTCCTCAAATTCTTTCCATATTataaaatcaaatgtaaaatCATTAGAATACAAGTTTTATGTATTATAATGCATGTTAGGAAATTGAATATATAGGAAACACAAGGCTGCATGAAGAAAGTGCATTGTTACTGTGCAGTTAAGTTTTGGGTTTGGCTTTCTTTTGAACAGCATTCTTGTCTACCCCTGGTCACAGATGCCATCTCTGCAACACAGAAGGGTGGCAGCAAAATTTCTAGAATGTAAAAAagcgaaagaaaaaaaaaaaaaaaccacacccaTGTGCCTTTTCAAAACCAACTAAACTTCTATAAAGTATTTGGTTCTTTCAAAGTTTGTGTTGTAAGGAGCAATGTAGACAATGCTATAGTACTTATGGTTTTGCTTATAATGACAACTgccaattctttttcatttaacttaGGTTGAGAAATTTCATTTAATGGCAGCTGTATGGCCATTTTCAATTGGGAAACTTCATTTACATCTGTgggaaatttatttttgatgagAAGTTGCACTAGTATTTTACCaccagatgaaaaaaaaaaaaaagatgagcatcatttaaaaattaatgtatttaaaataaagtacagAGGAAAACATATATCAGGCTTTGTTTTTAATGGACTCTTTCCCCCCAATCCTTAATGTAAAGATTCTGTGCTATAACTTTTAAAGCCATACAAATAAGAGTGCTAAACTGTGGACTTTAAAGTAgatgtgtaaatatttttaatcagtATTACTTGGGAAATAAACTATAACAACCACGTAAAATAAACcaatattctattttctttaccTGTTAAATATTGGGagataattacattttttaaagtaaactttaaaattacgtgttaaaaaaaaaaaggaaacttgtaagaggggttggggatgtagctcagtggtagagtgctttcttagcgtacaggaggccctgggattgatctccagcactgtattaattaattaattaatgaaaataattgtgAATATACTTTGATTTTTGCCCTTCCAGTCcttgtgttattttttcttttttaatgttcttgTGTTATACATCCCACActacattattatttttggtaaatAATTTAGCATTTCTAGTAATGTTCCTCATTCCTATAGTACAGACATGAATTTCTTCTGCCTAAAAGACTTCCCTTATCACTTCTTGTACTGCAGATTTACTGGTAGGTAATGAATTCTTTCATGATTTGTGTGTTTGAAGaactattttgctttttctttttaatgatactTAAGAAGAAATTTCTaagttaactttttttctttcatcagtttGAAGATTTTGTTATATACTCCTCTTTCTTGGATTGTGTCTATCACTACCCTTGAGCAATTTGATTATGATGTACATTAATAGATTCCTCATCCCTGTGATATAGGTGTGTTGATGATGGATTTGTGAATTCATACTTTTCATCACATTTAGAAAAGCTCGGTCATTCTTTCtttcaatctttctttttctgacctttcttccttcttggcAGGGCCTCaaattttatgtacattattCCACTTGAAATTTGTTCCCTGATGCTTTGTTAGTGtcatccttctccccctcctctaTTCCCTATCCTCCTTttactcctcttcttcctccataaCCCTGTTTAGTCTTCCTCatattcctcttcctcctctttctcctccttctccttctactcCTTTCCTTAAtcattttttctctg
Above is a genomic segment from Castor canadensis chromosome 13, mCasCan1.hap1v2, whole genome shotgun sequence containing:
- the LOC109674899 gene encoding LOW QUALITY PROTEIN: zinc finger protein 131-like (The sequence of the model RefSeq protein was modified relative to this genomic sequence to represent the inferred CDS: inserted 1 base in 1 codon; substituted 1 base at 1 genomic stop codon), with the protein product MEAEEMMECLQEFPEHHKMILDRLNEQREQDRFTDITLIVDGHHFKAHKAVLVACSKFFYKFFQEFTQELLVEIXRNKENSAPLEENTTGKNEAKKRKIVETSNAITESLPRAESEPVEIEVGVTEGTMEVEDEGMETLEEVASAKQSIKHIQSTGSSDDSALALLADITRKYRQGDRKGQIKEDGCASNAISKQEHMKSHSTESFKCEICNKRYLRASSWKQHLNCYHLEEDGVSKKQRTGKKIHICQYCEKQFDHFGHFKEHLRKHTGEKPFECPNCHEXFARNSTLKCHLTACQTGVGAKKGRKKLYECQVCNSVFNSWDQFKDHLVIHTGDKPNHCTLCDLWFMEGNELKRHLSDAHNISERLVTEEVLSVETHVQTEPVTSMTIIEQVRKVHMLPLLQVQVDSAQVTVEQVHPDLLQDSQVHDSHISDLPDQVQVSYLEVGRIHSEEGNEVHGEELHVEWVNQMPVEVQTELLETELDHVTPEIMSQEEGEPTQEDAAEAPREDHEGAEGLEIKLTEDSQDEKAENDRTAMPVLE